The region ATACCAAGCTCTCGGAGCTTGTTTTAATCCATAAAGGAATTTATTTAAGTGACAAACTTTATGTTCTTCTCCCTTTTTGATGAATCCTGGTGGCTGGTCTATGTACACTTCCTCTTTTAAAACACCATTTAAAAATGCCGACTTAACATCCATTTGTTGAATAATCCAGTTGTTTTGAGCAGCAAGAGCAAGTACTAACCGAATAGTTTCAAGACgggcaactggagcaaatactTCTTGATAATCAATGACGGCCTTTTGTTTGTAACCTTTTACTACAAAGCGAGCTTTATGCTCTTGAATTTTTACATCTGCATCACGTTTACTTTTAAACAACCATTTGACTCCAATTGTTTTCTTTCCAGGAGGCAAATCAATTAATTCTCATGTCTTATTTCTTTGAATTGCATCCATTTCTTACTTCATGGCCTCCCTCCATTTTTCTTCTTTAGTAGCCTCTTCAAAGGTGACAGGATCATTTTCCATAAATAAAGGAAAGTCTGCATATTCTTCTTCAAGTATTCTTCTTATTTGGCCATAAATTTCAACTAAACTTCTGGTTTTGCGAGGTGTTGACTTAGGACTTAAAAAAGATGCAGAATCAGAACTAGATGAAGATGTTGGTGATGCATGCAGTGGAACTTCTTCTAGAACAGTCCCAGTTTCTTCTTCTAGTAGATTGTTGTCATATATGATGTTGCCGCTTTCTTTTCCATTCTTCCAATCCCAAGCTGCTTGTTCACCATATATTACGTCACGACTGATTATTAATTTTTTTGACACTGGATTGAACAGCCTATATGCCTCTGGATTCTCGTTGTAGCCAACAAAAATGCACCTTTCAGATTTATCATCAGGCTTTCCACGCTTATCCTTCAGtatataagaataacataggCTTCCAAAAATTCTAAAATGAGATACACCAGGTTTGTGACCACTCCATGCCTCTTATGGGGTTTTTCCTTGTACAGCTTTAGTAGAAGCTCGATTTAAGGCATAACATGCTGATGATGCAGCTTGAGCCCCGATAGGATGAGGTAGGCTTTTTGTCTTGAGCATGCTACGCACAAGTTCCATAATAattctatttttttctttctgCCACCCCATTTTATTAGGGGCTGAAACTTACTGTCAGCTGATGTTTAATACCATTCTCTTTCAAAAAGGTTTCAAATTCTCCACTCATATACTCACCGCCTTGGTCAGAACGTTAGGCCTTTAGATCAAGTCCATTTTGCTTTTCAACAAGAGCTTTGAAATTCCTGAACACTCCAAAAGCTTCAGATTTCTGTTTTAGAAAATATATCCATATTTTCCTAGTGCAATCATCAATACATGTGAGAAAGTATTTTTTACCTCCAAGTGAATTTTCTCGCATTGGACCACATAAATCTGAGTGCACCAGTTCTAAAGGTTGAGATGCCCTTTTTGCCATTCCACTTGGAAAAGAATCACGTTTGTGTTTTTCAAATACACAGCCTTCACAGATTTGATCTTGTTTATTGATGTATGGAATGCCTCTCACATATGCTCCTGACATATTTTTGAGCGTGTGTTGAAGCTTAGATGATTGTATCTTAGATGCCACAACCATGATTTGTCCTCCACAATACTAGAGAAACAATTGAGTTATGTCTCATTTAACTTTAAAGGGAACATCTTATTTGGCGTCATTTTGATTCTCGCAAAAAGAGAATTATTCTTATATCTTATTTCACACTCCTCACCATTGAAAATCACATTATGTCCCTTATTTAATAATTATCCCACGCTTAAAAGATTGTGCTTCAGCTCTGGAACATAGTAGACATCACGAACAAAATTCTGGCCTCGCTTAGTTTGTATTGGAACATCACCACATCCTTGTATCAGGTGCCGTTTATCATCGCCAGTTTTTACCTCTCGTTGGACAGATTTATCCAGTTTAATAAAAATGCTTTTATGTCCTGTCATGTGGTGGCTGCAACCACTGTCAATGTACCAAATATTCTTGGTGGAGACCTCTTGCGCATTAAACATAAGAAAGACTGATTCTTCATTCTTTGATTCAGAACTTTCATGTAAAAAATGGTGTCATTTCCTACATATTTCAATCTCGAGTAGCAATCTTTTTTTAAATGACCAAATTTATGACAAAAAATGCATTGGATTTGAGATTGATAATTACCTCTTCCTCTGCCTCTAACTTGTCCATGGAATCTTCCTCTTTCATATTAATTTCCTGGACTTGCTTCATGATTTAATTGATATTGATAATTATGTGCTTGAGACCTTCCTCTTGCGTAAGAATTTGGTGGGCTTCTTCCTTTTCCACGAAAATTTCTTCCGCATCCTCTTCCACGGAAGCCTCCACGATGGAATTCTTGCATCTGGAATGCTTGCTCAGAGGGTGATGATTCAAATTGTTTAATCCTTAATTCATGAGATTGCAAGGAGCCCAATAGATATTCAATTGGAAGCTCACTTAAATTTTTTGATTCCTCGATTGCAACAACTATATGCTCGTATTTCTTTGACATACTCCGAAGAATTTTTTCTATTATCCGATGATCCTTCAATTCTTCTCCATTGACCCTGAGTTGATTTGAGATAGAAACAACTCTGGTAAAGTAGTCTTCTACGGACTCTGTCTCCTTCATTCTTAATAGCTCAAACACACCCCTAAAATCCTGCAATCTTATCATCTTCACCTTGTCTTCACCTTTGTATGTTGTATTAAGAGTGCTCCATGCTTCTTTTGATGTTGCTGTTGTAGAGATCCTTTCAAAAATAGCTTCGTCTACTGCCTAATATATGAAAAAGTGCTTTCTTGTCCTTTTTCCGATTTTCCGTTATAATTGCCAATTGTTGCTGATTGAGAGTAGTTTGATCAGGAGGCTCTTTATAACCAGTTTCAACGATATCCCATAAATCTTGAGAACCAAATAAAGCTTTCATCATAATACTCCATTGACCATAATTCTTTCGATTTAATCTTGGAAGTTGAGGTTGTAGTATGTTGTTGTTGGTGGCCATATTAGAAGAGGATGTTTGATGAACAGGTTAAGAAATCGGCTCTGAACAGGTTATTGAACAGGCTACGGAACAGGTTCTCGaacaggctctgataccaatttgaTGGTAATAATAAAATGCAAAAAGAAGAAACTTTTTCTGTAGAATTTCTTAATATGATTGAGTAATTGGATATTACAATTTATAGGATTACATAGATATAGATTCACTGAACTAGTACATAGAACACTTAATTATCCACGAATATGTAAACTAAGGTTCATGCACCAGCATCATGTATCTATGACTTCACATTCATGTAAGGAATTAAATAGTTTTTCTGGAAGGTTATAGCTTATATTCCAACAGGAATAATTTTATTGTAATTTGTAACTGTAACATGATATTTTCTTGCACATTTTTATTACAGGTATAAACAGGAATGCAGAATTAAACCCCTCCTTTTTTTGATTCTGTACCTCTATTGAATGTGAATTGATGCTCACAGCTGTTGCAATGTTGTAGCTCCTAGAAGTAAAATATGAAAGAACTTTTGGCTTACAGCTAGCATCGACTACAGTAATCTGTAAGAGCTTTCAAGTTTCTACATCTTTTCTTTTTGGCTTAATGACCTTTTGGCCCTTAAAGTATGGGTCGTTGTACCTACCAGCCCCAAAAGTATGAACTCATACCCTTTGGCCCCTAAATTATTATATATCGTTCCCTTTAGCCCGTATCGGCAGTAAAACAACATCTAGGCCTATATCGGAGGGTAAACATGTCTTTTGCTAAATTCGCTCCCTGACGATTGATGTCTTGTATACTCTTTGAACCCTAGAGTTACCAACACTTCAGTTCTTCTCAAATTAAACTTCTTAAACTCAATATTTGTGGCGATTAGAGTGGCGATTAACGATTTTTGAGCTTGGATTGTGCGGATCATTCAATTGCATATAGCAATGACACCTCTGTTCGTATTTCTCTTATCCTCCTATTTTGATCGATTGGTTCAATATAATCTATACTTTGATCGATTGGTTCAATATAATGCCTAAAACTCTTGATATGTGTGTTCTTGTGAATGTTTATCTAGTTATTATGTTGACCCAGTCTTTGTTTTCCTTTAATTTGTTTGTGTGTTATACCGAAAGACTAAATAATGTAGTCggatatatatatttgtgtgttaGTTGtgtttacataaatttattttatgttgaAGGTGATGATGTTGTAAGTTTATATCTTTGTTTAATGGTGGGAAGTTAAAATGGGTTCCAAGAACTGAATATGTATGAGGTAAAGTCATTGCGTATCATATTCGAGACCTTGATGAAATTAGTTTAGAAAATCTTAGAGCGTGGACTAAGGAGTTAGGTTATGGGGGCTTTGGTTCTCTGTATTTCAGACTGCCTAAGTGAGAGTTGGAAGTGGGGTTAATGTTAGTAAGAAATGAAATAGATGTATCTAAAATGAAGTCTTATGCTTTAGAGAATGATAATAAAATAGATGTGTATGTCCACCATTCGAATGAGGAAGAAATGAAATAGATGTATCTAAAATGAAGTCTTATGCTTTAGAGAATGATAATAAAATAGATGTGTATGTCCACCATTCGAATGAGGAAGAATTAATGCCATTTGAAGATCAAATTGTTCAAAGGAGTGAAGGAGATGACAAGAATGATGTTGGAGATTGGAGTGATGAAATTGATGATTATAACTTTGTTGATAGTGACTACTCAATGACAGATGATGACcttcttttttttaaaaatgttgaTGAGGACGTGGAATGGATTGGTAGACTTAGGCAAGGACTTGGTCTAAGTGAAGAAAGACATGTTGAGAGGGATGTGGACATGGAGGGTGGATATGACAGTGATGATCTGGAGAGTTTGGGAGACCATGAAAATGAAGATGCCAATCTGACTGAGAAGAGGAGAAAAGCATTTCCAGTGTGAAAAGAGAAAGAAAACAGAAAATGGAGAGTTGGAATGATATTTACTGATCATAGACAGTATAGGGAGGCAATACAGAATCACAGTGCTATTGAGGGGAGGGTCATAAGATTCAGGAAAAGTGACAGAACTAGGGTCATTATTTGCTTCATTAAATTTTGACAAAAGCATGCAAATAAAAACTGTGGGACCAAGTATATTTTATTCCTTTTTCTTTGTACCTTTTGGATTGTGTATAATGTAATACATTCCGACCATTTCTTTATTGCAATTGCAGACCATACCTGTGCTAGAGAGCAAGTTGGGTTACCCCTCATCAATTTTGGGTTTTTATGCAGAAAATACCTCCCAGAGTTCAAAATTAATCCTCACATGCCAATCAAAGCCTTTCACAAGACTGTGTTAAATGATTTGCAGATAGATTTCAAACATCATATTCTCAGAAAAGCAAAAAGAAAGTGCATGAAGATGATAAATGGATCCTTGGAAGAGCAGTTCCAGAAGCTATGGGATTATAAAACAGAGTTATTGAAGAGGAATCCCAACTCCACAGTTGAGATTGAAATAGACCCAGTTCAAATATGGATTAGTGGTTAGTGTACATTTATGAAGTCAAtttctttttaattattaaaaatgttagatcTACCTCTTCCAGAACATGAAGGCACCTTCAAGAGGATGTACATATGCTTAGGTGGTCTGAAGCATGGTTTTAAGCTTGGATGCAGAAAAGTTCTTGGATTTGATGGATGCCACTTAAAAACTGCTTACAAAGGTCAGTTATTATGTACTATAGGTCTAGATGGTAATAATTGTATGTACCATTTAGCCTATGATGTGGTTGAAGCAGAAATATTGGATTCTTGGAGGTGGTTTGTGGCTTTGGTGGGTAATGATTTAGATGTAGGTGATGGGGAGGGTTGGACTTCCACTAGTAACAAACAGAAGGGGTTACTTAATGTCATTGATGAGATGTTACCTATGGCTGAGCATAGGTATTATGTCAGACATATGCACAACAATTTCAAGGGTAAATTCCCAGGTAGGTCACTCAAGGACAAGTTGTGGAGTTGTGATAGGGCCTCAAATGTAGAAGTATTTGAAAAAACAATGGGTACAATGAAGGAGGAAAATGAAGAGGCTTTGAAATGGTTGACTGAAGTTCCATTTCACCACTGGACAAGGTCACACTTCAGGAATGATTCAAAGTGTGACCTTTTATTAAACAACATGTATGAAAGTTTTAATAGGTGTACCTTGAGGGCTAGGGAAGAAGGTGTTTTAGTGATGTTAGAAATGATTAGAGAATATCTAATGAGGAGGTTGCAGAACAAGAGGGAAGAAATGGAGGCTTGGGGAGATAGAAAGCTTACACCAAAGATAACCTCTTTGGTTGAGAAATACAAGAAATGGAGTGGAGGCTGTTACTCTACATATGCAGGCTATAATCAGTTTAAGGTAACAACGGTGAATGGGTTAAAGTATGCAGTGGACATTGGTCATAGAAGTTGTGGTTGCAACAGGTGGGATCTTAGTGGCATACCATGTCACCATGGTGTTGATTGTCTGAACAGATTGGGGGCTAATGTTGATGAATATGTTGATCCTATATATTCTGTGGAAAATTAAAGAAAGGCATACTCTGGAATTATTTATCCAATGAATGGTCACACGGCATGGGAGAGATGTAACATGGTGATAAAACCACCCATGGTTGAGAAGCAACCTGGAAGACCCAAGAAAAGGAGGAGGCCTGAGATGCCAGATGTAATTGAGAAAGAAGAACATGGAAATAGGATGCTATGCAGGTCTACTCAACTTAAAGTGAGGCACATATATTTAACTTTTTATGTTTTTACTTAGGTAATTGGTCATATAAATTTGTAAGTTGTGGTTAATGTCATGTATAGGTGTGGATAGTGTCATTTGGCAGGACATAACAGCAGGACATGTCCCTCATTCAAGGAGAAGAATGAAGCAACAATAAATGAGGGCAATGATGAGCCAGAGATTGAGGAGACCTACAATGAAGCAACAATAAATGAGGGGGATGATGAGCAACAGATTGAAGAGACCTACAATGAAATTAATGGGACTAATTGGCCTGGTGATGAAATGATATTGGACTATCCTAAAGAAGGGCCACCACTGATACAACCAAGCCAAATGCAAGAGTCAGGTGTGGTGGAAGCACCATTTGATGCACCTATACAACTTGGAGCAAGGAAAATCAAGAAACTGAAAGAGAGAAAGATGGTTCAGCGTGAATCACTGCTAGCTGTTGACAAAATGAAGGAGAAAGGTAAATAATTAGTTCATAACAGAGTACTGGATAAAGGGAAAAAACCCATGGTGGAGAGTTAAcatgaaaagaagaaaaaattgGACAAAAAAATTCCAACTGTTGAAAGATTGAATCTTGGGGGAAACAACAACCACAAAAGGAACATCTCATATGCTGGAAAGGGAGATGGTGGAAGTTCAAAAACAACAACCTATGTTGAAGAACCAAGAAGGAGTAACAGGTTGTACTTAAAAATTATATTTGGGAGGTTCAAAAATATAATAGATACCCCAGTTTTCCTTGATGATGAAGATCAACCACCTCTTAACTCATATTCAAGGCCAATGAAGTTGGGAAAACATATTCCACCAGTCAAGCAATACAAAACCATTGTTGGGAAAACACAACTGAAATATGCACCTTTCTTGTCTCATGGCAGATCTGTAATTAAACCATGTGCTCTTGTAGAAGCACTAGAGAAGATCAAGAATGAGAAGAAAGACAAAGATGCAGGACCTTCAATAAAGGGGAAAAAGGACCCATGAGATGCAAGTGTTCAACTTTTATCTAGTTATGTATTTATGTAGTTTGAAATGGGATGTAATGTTGCTAAAACAATTTATGTTTTTATAGTACCgatgtttactatcttttgctTAGAACTATGTAATGGGATGTAATATTGGATGATGAACTTAGTAATAAAATCACTTTCTTTTGCAATTGGGATACATTTTCATTATAATATTTCAGTACAATGTTGGTAAATTTGAACTGCATAGTCATACATCAAGAGCTTCACTACTACTATAATAGATTTATTTAGGTAGTTCATATCCCTTAGTCTTCGATTCCACTTCATTGTCCAACAACACAAACAATAAGATCACTGCAATGATGAGCATATACACCGAAACTGGGCTTCTCTTCTTCACCTTCATTTCAGCAAAACATCTAATTTTGCCAAATCATCCCCTAACTTCTCTACTTTTCTCAACAATCCAGGAATTATGGTTCTGGACCTTCGGCACATAAGGGGATCGTACTATAGATGGAAGTTACAAGAATTCCTCCTATCCTCCTCCACAAATTTGGGGGAAGAACTTAAATAACCTTTAAACAAAGCTAACTTCATGACATGTACAAACTAGCTTACCATGAATCGAAAATAACCCCAGAAATGCCTCCCCGGATTCGCATATGTCCATGAGGTTTTAGGACTGCTGTGGCACCACACCAATAATGGGGTTTCATGTTAATGACCTTTTTCACAAAATATATACTGATACATATACATTTATCAGTCTATTATATAACAATAGGGGCTATTGGGTTTGGCAGGAGATTATTATGTGTTTTGGAGGGAAGCAAATTTAGTAAAAGACATGTTTACCCTCCGATATAGGCCTATATGTCGTTTTACTGCCGATATAGGGTAAAGGGAACAATACATAATAATTTAGGGGATAAAGGGTATGTGTTCATACTTTTGGGGCCGGTAGGTACAACGGCCCATACTGGCCAAAAGCTCATTAAGCCTTTCTTTTTGCTTGTTTTAAGTTTCTGTAcattttgtaattttataaaataaacatTTATATGCTACTTTCTTTCTGTGCTTTTCTGAATATACAAAAAAAATGTTGTACAAATTAAAATTAATAGCTATTATAGCTTGTGACTATATTATATCTACAGCGAATGGTTCCTACCACCTAACGCAATGTCAAGAATTGTCTACTTCTAACCCATGAGCTGTCCATTCTTTGTAAGTACTCGCTCTTATTCTCCTCTTTTACGCGATAGTTCTAACTCTATCATGCGAGCTTAGGTTAGTCAACGGTAATGAGACTATTAATACTCATATGCAGTATTGTTCTTCATTCTGTTATGTCTTCTTAACTATATATTCCAGAGTAACATGCTAAAACCATGTGATCAGTTTGTTAGCTTGAGAAATGGGACTTCAGTAGTCACTACTGGTTGTAATAATATGAAACTATTTATTAGTTCTACTTTATTCACTGCAGGATTTATGTTTATACACTGATTGTGAACTCGATAACTATGTTATTAGATTCATCTCTTTATTCTAAAAAGCAGCTCTTATACCATGTGTATGACATGTATTTTTTTCTTATATATATTCTTTACATTTATTATTAATATGTTAATTATTACTATATTCTACCTGCAGTTTAGAATTTATCGCAAATTAAAATTCATATTCATGACCTTGCATCTTTCTACAGTTTTCAAATGCAGTTAAGACGTAAAGTGCAATGTTAAAAGAATTAAGCGGTGAAAAATATCTAACATGTAtgttattttttataaatttataaaaaggCCCGAATTGGTGATAACTACTAACATCAAGTTGGGGCAAATGTGGCTGCCCATGGTAAATTTGGCACAATGTAAAAAAAGTCGAAAGGATTAAAAAGGTGCAGCAGAATTTTGGCATTTATCTTAAAAAAGTTGAAGAAGCCAACCTCGACATCAGAACTGATATCTA is a window of Apium graveolens cultivar Ventura chromosome 11, ASM990537v1, whole genome shotgun sequence DNA encoding:
- the LOC141696314 gene encoding uncharacterized protein LOC141696314, which translates into the protein MLDLPLPEHEGTFKRMYICLGGLKHGFKLGCRKVLGFDGCHLKTAYKGQLLCTIGLDGNNCMYHLAYDVVEAEILDSWRWFVALVGNDLDVGDGEGWTSTSNKQKGLLNVIDEMLPMAEHRYYVRHMHNNFKGKFPGRSLKDKLWSCDRASNVEVFEKTMGTMKEENEEALKWLTEVPFHHWTRSHFRNDSKCDLLLNNMYESFNRCTLRAREEGVLVMLEMIREYLMRRLQNKREEMEAWGDRKLTPKITSLVEKYKKWSGGCYSTYAGYNQFKVTTVNGLKYAVDIGHRSCGCNRWDLSGIPCHHGVDCLNRLGANVDEYVDPIYSVEN